Proteins encoded by one window of Phycisphaerae bacterium:
- a CDS encoding bifunctional folylpolyglutamate synthase/dihydrofolate synthase, whose translation MPKSVKTAGKKRAKKRASKIAKVESKKAFKSYKEAISYLFARTDYEKETGLRYNVTTFSLDRMEKLLSLVGKPHKKIATAHIAGTKGKGSTATMLAKMLEANDYNVGLYTSPHVVHLHERIAVNSKMISEREMLGLMNRIYAPIEKMAKTEAPTFFEIMTALAFMYFADMKVDIAVIETGLGGRLDSTNVIKPEVVGITSLSIDHQQQLGKTLDSIAKEKAGIFKRGVPAITVQQEPEALEVLKSHATAVKAPLSVAGHDIDFSYRFENSREYGPHMRVCLTTPTSSFEHLRVPLHGKHQAINCGLALAMLDKLKSIGYEIDNAKAIEGLGKVWLAGRMEMICDDPRIMIDGAHNAASVQALIHAIGQNITYDSMVIIFGCNSDKDVVGMLDKLQYGADKVIFTRSSSAKAMSPDDLADMYTEICGKMCQSATSLGEALQLARSAVSKEDLICITGSFYLIGDAKKRFEGRLPANSQRSMAQATA comes from the coding sequence ATGCCAAAGTCAGTGAAAACAGCCGGAAAGAAACGGGCGAAGAAGCGCGCATCAAAAATCGCCAAAGTCGAATCCAAAAAGGCCTTTAAGAGCTACAAAGAGGCCATAAGCTACCTTTTTGCGCGGACAGACTACGAAAAGGAAACGGGTCTGCGGTATAACGTTACGACTTTTAGCCTCGACAGGATGGAAAAACTGCTTTCTCTGGTAGGCAAGCCGCACAAAAAAATCGCAACCGCCCATATAGCCGGCACAAAAGGAAAAGGCTCAACAGCGACAATGCTGGCGAAAATGTTAGAAGCGAATGATTATAATGTAGGTCTATACACATCTCCGCACGTGGTGCACCTCCATGAGCGGATTGCAGTCAATTCGAAAATGATTAGCGAGCGTGAAATGCTGGGCCTGATGAATCGCATTTATGCCCCTATAGAGAAGATGGCAAAGACGGAGGCCCCAACCTTCTTTGAGATAATGACGGCCTTGGCATTTATGTATTTTGCGGATATGAAGGTGGATATAGCCGTAATTGAAACCGGATTAGGCGGCCGATTGGACAGCACCAACGTAATTAAGCCTGAAGTGGTTGGCATAACAAGCTTGAGCATTGACCATCAGCAGCAGCTCGGCAAAACTCTCGACAGCATTGCCAAGGAGAAGGCCGGGATTTTCAAGCGCGGCGTTCCAGCAATAACTGTTCAACAGGAACCGGAGGCATTGGAGGTTTTAAAGTCGCATGCGACAGCCGTTAAGGCGCCTCTGAGTGTTGCGGGCCATGATATCGATTTCTCGTATCGGTTTGAAAATTCACGTGAGTACGGGCCTCATATGAGAGTCTGTCTTACAACGCCGACGAGCAGCTTCGAACACCTTCGTGTGCCGCTGCACGGTAAACATCAGGCCATCAACTGCGGTTTGGCGCTGGCTATGCTGGATAAACTTAAATCAATCGGCTACGAAATAGATAATGCAAAGGCGATTGAAGGGCTTGGAAAAGTCTGGTTAGCCGGTCGAATGGAGATGATTTGTGATGACCCGAGAATTATGATTGACGGCGCTCACAATGCCGCAAGCGTCCAGGCGCTGATACATGCGATAGGCCAGAATATTACTTACGATTCTATGGTGATAATCTTCGGCTGCAACAGCGACAAAGATGTTGTAGGGATGCTGGATAAATTGCAGTATGGAGCGGATAAGGTGATATTCACGCGTAGCAGCTCGGCGAAAGCGATGTCGCCGGACGATTTGGCGGATATGTATACCGAGATATGCGGCAAGATGTGCCAAAGCGCCACAAGTCTGGGTGAAGCTCTGCAGCTTGCAAGAAGCGCTGTGAGCAAAGAGGATTTGATTTGCATTACGGGCAGCTTCTACCTTATCGGGGATGCGAAGAAGCGTTTTGAGGGCCGCTTACCGGCAAACAGTCAAAGAAGTATGGCCCAAGCTACCGCCTGA
- a CDS encoding phosphoadenosine phosphosulfate reductase family protein has protein sequence MKITMHSSMHARTIAKIKVEYMKETSPWLLAYSGGKDSSAVLNLLVEAMANTTDHHRLVYIIFCDTGVENPLVISFVRYAFRQVNDFSKRNGLPISTHILRPERKNRFWIKVIGRGCPPPTNRFRWCTDKLRVNPVRDFCAKNELTNAITVLGIRKGESHQRDRTIEKYIKGRNYLRYYDSYHRLYYCPIFNYSCADVWSCLSNGSIFGSRFYSRLAKIYGINGKCEYDMSKSNGYRMGCWVCTVVRKDKSAEDLIKRGYIQLEPYLRFRDWLSSFRDNPRYRRKKRRNGMKGPGPITIQGRKIILSKLIKLQNEVKTKLITDSDLSFIYNEWERDRNA, from the coding sequence TTGAAAATAACTATGCACAGTAGTATGCACGCGAGAACCATCGCAAAGATTAAAGTTGAGTATATGAAAGAAACTTCTCCTTGGTTGTTGGCATATAGTGGAGGCAAGGATTCTTCTGCGGTATTAAACCTATTAGTGGAGGCCATGGCTAATACCACAGACCATCATAGGTTGGTTTATATTATCTTCTGTGATACTGGAGTAGAAAATCCTCTTGTTATTAGTTTTGTTAGATATGCTTTTAGGCAAGTTAATGATTTTTCTAAGCGAAATGGTCTACCTATATCAACTCACATACTTAGGCCAGAGAGGAAAAATCGTTTTTGGATAAAGGTAATTGGAAGGGGATGTCCTCCTCCAACAAATAGATTTAGATGGTGTACAGATAAACTTAGGGTGAACCCTGTACGAGATTTTTGTGCTAAGAACGAACTCACCAATGCAATTACAGTTCTTGGCATTCGGAAAGGTGAAAGCCATCAACGAGACCGCACTATAGAAAAATATATTAAGGGTAGAAACTACCTAAGATACTATGACTCATATCACCGCTTATACTATTGTCCGATATTCAACTATTCCTGTGCAGATGTCTGGAGTTGTTTATCGAACGGCTCTATTTTCGGCAGTAGATTTTATTCTAGACTTGCTAAAATATATGGTATAAACGGCAAATGCGAATATGACATGAGTAAATCCAATGGTTACAGAATGGGGTGTTGGGTTTGTACTGTTGTTCGAAAGGATAAATCTGCAGAAGACTTAATAAAACGAGGATACATTCAACTCGAACCTTACCTTCGATTCCGTGATTGGCTCAGCAGTTTTCGCGACAATCCCAGATACAGACGTAAGAAAAGACGTAACGGCATGAAAGGTCCGGGGCCAATTACAATTCAAGGACGTAAGATAATCCTCTCGAAATTAATTAAACTTCAGAACGAAGTTAAGACAAAACTGATAACTGATTCAGACTTGTCTTTCATATATAACGAATGGGAGCGAGATCGTAATGCATAA
- a CDS encoding TolC family protein, with amino-acid sequence MSRSVVVKSFIFAIVLGVSVFLAGCEEFAGEEQFYTIKPAPEQTRQVQTLKLAPKPDGSELLPDVNMPIEADTPPRSEVGLSLEQCRAMTLANNLDLKVQLIAPAIAAQKVSEEEAKFEASFFSNLTYSDTRQPGLAHTESTNVDLGVEVPLRTGGKLKFDVADEWTRTDSTSYSPASSLSISQPLLRDAGKRTNTHSIRILEYQRQITDAQTKLEVIRVLANADRGYWRLYAARRELEVRKKEYELAQAQLKQTRRMVEVGERAEVEVVRSEAGVAERLQNIIIAENELRNRERELKQIMNESGLTMGTPTALVPTTEPDPVLYELDRPRLTAIAIENRMEMLELELQIAQDISSVDYYKNQALPLVTLDYTYRLNGLGETRSDAYDMMTDMNFRDHVGGLKVVIPLGNEAAKSRVLQAVYQRRQRLLSKENRGTLVEKEVLAAIDQLDSNWQSILASRQNAILAGRLYEAEKRQFEVGIRTSTDVLDAQAKFANAQSSEIKSLTEYQIAQIDLAYATGMLLGADKVRWEPSVPSSDTNSPSI; translated from the coding sequence ATGAGTAGGAGCGTGGTGGTGAAAAGTTTTATTTTTGCGATTGTGCTGGGCGTGTCGGTTTTTCTGGCAGGGTGCGAGGAGTTTGCTGGCGAGGAGCAGTTCTACACTATAAAGCCTGCGCCTGAGCAAACTCGTCAGGTCCAGACGCTGAAATTAGCCCCGAAGCCCGATGGCAGCGAGCTGCTCCCGGATGTGAATATGCCCATCGAGGCCGATACGCCCCCGCGGAGCGAGGTTGGGCTGAGCCTGGAACAGTGCAGGGCGATGACGCTTGCGAATAATTTGGATTTGAAGGTCCAGTTGATAGCGCCTGCAATCGCGGCTCAGAAAGTAAGCGAGGAAGAGGCGAAGTTTGAAGCGTCGTTTTTCTCGAACCTCACTTACAGTGACACAAGGCAGCCGGGCCTGGCTCATACAGAGAGCACGAACGTTGACCTCGGAGTTGAGGTGCCGCTGCGGACCGGCGGGAAGCTGAAATTTGATGTTGCCGATGAATGGACCAGAACGGATTCCACAAGCTACTCTCCTGCGAGTTCGCTTTCGATAAGCCAGCCGCTGCTGCGCGATGCGGGCAAAAGGACAAACACCCATTCGATAAGGATACTCGAATACCAGAGGCAGATAACCGATGCGCAGACAAAGCTCGAGGTGATACGGGTTCTCGCCAACGCCGACCGCGGGTACTGGCGGCTTTATGCGGCAAGACGCGAGCTTGAAGTCCGCAAAAAAGAATACGAGCTTGCCCAGGCCCAGCTCAAGCAAACCCGGAGAATGGTCGAAGTGGGCGAAAGGGCGGAAGTCGAGGTCGTTCGTTCCGAGGCCGGTGTCGCGGAGCGCCTGCAGAATATCATCATCGCCGAAAATGAGCTGCGTAACAGGGAGCGCGAGCTGAAACAAATAATGAACGAATCGGGATTGACGATGGGTACTCCGACGGCGCTCGTGCCGACGACCGAGCCTGACCCTGTGCTTTATGAACTCGACAGGCCGCGATTGACGGCCATAGCCATAGAGAACCGGATGGAGATGCTCGAGCTGGAGCTGCAAATCGCGCAGGACATCAGTTCCGTCGATTATTACAAGAATCAGGCGCTGCCTCTTGTTACGCTGGATTATACGTATCGGCTCAACGGCCTCGGGGAAACAAGGAGCGATGCTTATGATATGATGACCGATATGAATTTCAGAGACCACGTAGGGGGGTTGAAAGTGGTGATTCCTCTGGGTAATGAAGCGGCTAAGAGCCGCGTGCTGCAGGCGGTCTATCAGAGAAGACAGCGCCTGCTCAGTAAGGAAAACCGCGGGACGTTGGTAGAAAAAGAGGTGCTCGCCGCTATCGACCAGCTCGATTCGAACTGGCAGAGCATCCTTGCCAGCCGTCAAAACGCAATTCTTGCCGGCAGGTTGTATGAAGCCGAGAAAAGACAATTCGAAGTCGGCATTCGCACCTCGACCGACGTCCTCGACGCCCAGGCGAAATTCGCCAACGCCCAAAGCTCCGAGATAAAATCCCTGACCGAATACCAGATAGCGCAGATTGACCTGGCTTACGCTACTGGAATGCTTTTAGGAGCGGACAAAGTCCGCTGGGAACCATCTGTCCCCTCCTCCGATACAAACTCGCCGTCGATATGA
- a CDS encoding ABC transporter permease — protein MSRGILKYVIGLLLAPIFFLRLLYQSSFLAIGQIWAKKGRSVLTTTGIVIAVASITAVIASLTGLKSKVLSDLETFGAKTIWVWFQRPDTGPKKDITWWELRFWPDEFDGLLEHCPSVAKYTRISSVYHRLIGHYEENSVEGVQLLGVDVGWEEIANRPVIMGRPFSEIDQSEGRFVCYIESKLRDALRMNRDCIGEMVTVRGRSYMVIGVIEPRPDFAVIDVGNRTEGYEMYIPYNAFLKLGDKRPHIYVMATSNSPEVSGEAVTEIKFFMRQARRPALSPGEPDTFGAESMQSAMQQFNQLSQVITLVAGGVVGISLIVGGVGIMNIMLVSVSERTREIGLRKAIGAKRSAILTQFLVESIVLCFIGGIIGLGLGKLLTMGICSINKMMNLSHIPLWAVVLSFGFCGIVGITFGMFPAIKAARLDPIEALRHE, from the coding sequence ATGAGTAGAGGAATATTGAAATATGTAATTGGTCTGCTGCTGGCGCCGATATTTTTTCTGCGGCTGCTGTATCAGAGCAGCTTCCTGGCAATAGGCCAGATATGGGCGAAGAAGGGACGGTCTGTTTTGACCACGACCGGGATTGTAATTGCCGTCGCTTCGATAACGGCTGTGATAGCGTCACTGACCGGTCTGAAGTCAAAGGTGCTTTCAGACCTCGAAACTTTCGGCGCAAAGACAATATGGGTGTGGTTCCAGAGACCTGATACCGGTCCTAAGAAGGACATAACGTGGTGGGAGCTTAGATTCTGGCCTGACGAGTTCGATGGGCTTTTGGAGCATTGTCCATCGGTAGCTAAGTATACCCGTATTTCGTCAGTGTACCACCGCCTGATTGGGCATTATGAGGAAAATTCGGTAGAGGGGGTGCAGCTTCTGGGTGTGGATGTGGGATGGGAGGAGATAGCGAACCGGCCGGTGATTATGGGCAGGCCTTTTTCGGAGATTGACCAGAGTGAAGGACGCTTTGTTTGTTACATAGAATCGAAATTGCGAGATGCGCTCAGAATGAACAGGGACTGCATAGGTGAAATGGTAACTGTAAGAGGACGGAGTTATATGGTTATCGGGGTGATAGAACCGCGACCTGACTTTGCGGTTATAGACGTGGGAAACAGAACCGAGGGTTACGAGATGTATATCCCCTACAATGCATTTTTGAAATTAGGCGACAAGCGGCCGCATATATATGTGATGGCAACGAGCAACTCACCGGAGGTTAGTGGAGAAGCGGTGACGGAAATAAAATTCTTTATGCGGCAGGCCCGAAGGCCCGCGTTGAGCCCCGGCGAGCCGGACACCTTCGGCGCCGAATCGATGCAATCAGCTATGCAGCAGTTCAACCAGCTTTCACAGGTGATAACGCTCGTGGCAGGCGGTGTCGTAGGTATATCGCTTATTGTCGGAGGGGTGGGGATTATGAATATTATGCTTGTCTCGGTATCGGAAAGAACAAGAGAGATAGGATTGCGGAAAGCGATTGGAGCTAAAAGAAGCGCGATACTGACGCAGTTTCTGGTGGAGTCGATTGTGCTGTGTTTCATCGGCGGAATAATCGGGCTGGGACTGGGAAAACTGCTGACGATGGGAATCTGCTCGATTAACAAGATGATGAATCTGTCCCACATTCCCTTGTGGGCGGTGGTGCTGTCGTTTGGTTTCTGCGGGATAGTAGGGATAACTTTCGGGATGTTCCCGGCGATAAAGGCGGCAAGATTAGACCCGATTGAGGCGTTGAGACATGAGTAG
- a CDS encoding ABC transporter permease, giving the protein MKKLLSAPILFLQLLYQSGYLAVGQIWAKKTRSILTTIGIVIGVASITTVISLLTGLKTQTLADFEKWGARTIWIRHQTPSTGPKRNIDWWNLRFWPEEFEGIMDRCKSLVRFSRIAPRDFYTPFVVRYGGKAVEGVNVTGIEPGAEQIVDRPVIIGRPFSKLDDSEARQVCFIDVALRDKLGLDKDCTGEVILVGGKSFVIIGVVDIVPEQTARWTGGGQGLEMFIPFRTCLKLTGDRRPHMYAMAESISTELSAESESEIKFFMRRMRKPRLGPGEPDTFTVQSVQSRVDQFNRISTMMTLVAGGVAGISLLVGGIGIMNIMLVSVSERTREIGLRKAVGAKKKAILTQFLVESLILCFFGGLIGLGLGKLLTMVVGAISKNEVLGRANLPLWAIVLSFSFCGIVGIIFGMIPAIKAMRLDPIEALRHE; this is encoded by the coding sequence ATGAAAAAGCTGCTGAGCGCACCGATACTTTTTTTACAGCTGCTTTACCAGAGCGGTTACCTGGCGGTTGGCCAGATATGGGCGAAGAAGACGCGTTCGATTCTGACAACAATAGGGATAGTGATAGGCGTAGCATCGATAACAACGGTAATATCGCTGCTCACCGGGCTTAAGACCCAGACTCTTGCGGATTTTGAGAAATGGGGCGCCAGAACTATCTGGATACGTCACCAGACGCCGAGTACCGGCCCCAAGCGAAACATAGATTGGTGGAATTTACGTTTTTGGCCGGAAGAATTCGAGGGCATAATGGATAGATGCAAGTCGCTTGTGAGGTTTTCACGAATTGCGCCTCGCGATTTTTATACTCCATTCGTAGTAAGGTACGGCGGCAAGGCGGTAGAAGGGGTGAATGTTACTGGAATAGAACCCGGCGCCGAGCAGATAGTGGATCGGCCGGTGATAATCGGCAGACCTTTCTCGAAGCTCGACGATAGTGAGGCACGACAGGTGTGCTTTATAGACGTGGCGCTGAGGGACAAGCTTGGTCTGGACAAAGACTGCACAGGCGAGGTGATATTGGTAGGCGGGAAAAGTTTCGTGATAATAGGGGTGGTGGATATAGTACCCGAACAGACGGCGAGATGGACAGGAGGCGGACAAGGTCTGGAGATGTTTATACCGTTCAGGACGTGTTTGAAATTAACCGGTGACAGACGTCCTCATATGTATGCTATGGCTGAGAGCATATCGACGGAATTGTCGGCGGAGTCGGAATCGGAGATAAAATTCTTTATGCGCCGGATGCGGAAGCCGCGGTTAGGCCCGGGAGAGCCGGACACGTTTACCGTTCAGTCAGTCCAGTCGAGAGTCGATCAATTCAATAGAATATCGACGATGATGACGCTGGTCGCAGGCGGCGTTGCCGGTATCTCGCTTCTGGTGGGCGGAATCGGGATTATGAATATTATGCTTGTTTCTGTTTCGGAGAGGACCAGAGAAATCGGGCTGCGCAAGGCAGTCGGCGCAAAGAAAAAAGCGATACTGACGCAGTTTCTCGTGGAGTCGCTTATCCTTTGCTTCTTCGGCGGGCTGATTGGGCTTGGGTTGGGTAAATTACTGACAATGGTTGTAGGCGCGATATCCAAAAACGAGGTGCTTGGGAGAGCGAATTTGCCGTTGTGGGCCATAGTGCTGTCTTTTAGTTTTTGCGGGATAGTGGGGATAATTTTTGGAATGATACCGGCAATAAAGGCGATGAGGCTGGACCCGATAGAGGCTTTGAGACATGAGTAG
- a CDS encoding ABC transporter ATP-binding protein translates to MSRRASDNNGVIIQLRGVKRIYRVGVDEIHALDGVNLEIRANEYLAVMGHSGSGKSTLMNVLGCLDKPTEGSYKFGGEDVTEMEDSGLARIRNERIGFVFQSFELLPQMNAIKNVEIPLIYSRSGWLGRAAKAKKSLQRVGLADRGTHKPNQLSGGEKQRVAIARALVCEPDVLLADEPTGNLDSKTTKSIMELFDQLYQQGQTIILVTHEEDVAGHAKRIVRMKDGRICSDMPIDQDRAANASAGAKSKEI, encoded by the coding sequence ATGAGCCGGCGAGCAAGTGATAATAATGGAGTTATTATTCAGCTGCGGGGGGTGAAGCGGATTTACCGTGTAGGGGTGGACGAAATACACGCGCTTGACGGAGTGAATCTGGAAATTCGGGCAAACGAATACCTTGCGGTGATGGGCCATTCTGGTTCAGGCAAGAGCACCCTTATGAACGTTTTGGGATGCCTGGACAAACCCACCGAAGGCAGCTACAAGTTCGGCGGGGAAGATGTAACGGAGATGGAGGACTCGGGGCTGGCCAGGATACGCAATGAGCGGATTGGCTTTGTGTTTCAGTCATTCGAGCTTTTACCGCAAATGAACGCCATTAAAAACGTCGAGATTCCCCTGATATATTCGAGGTCGGGATGGCTCGGACGAGCAGCAAAGGCGAAGAAGTCTCTCCAGAGGGTAGGACTGGCGGACAGAGGGACACACAAGCCGAACCAGCTTTCGGGCGGAGAAAAACAGCGAGTGGCGATAGCGAGGGCGCTGGTATGTGAGCCGGATGTGCTTCTTGCCGATGAGCCGACCGGCAATCTGGACAGCAAGACGACAAAGAGCATAATGGAGCTTTTCGACCAGCTTTACCAGCAGGGACAGACGATAATTCTTGTAACGCACGAGGAGGACGTGGCCGGACACGCCAAGAGGATTGTCAGAATGAAGGACGGCAGGATTTGCAGCGATATGCCGATTGACCAGGATAGGGCCGCAAACGCTTCAGCCGGGGCAAAGTCGAAAGAGATATAA
- a CDS encoding efflux RND transporter periplasmic adaptor subunit — protein sequence MKKRRKWIIIIVIAAIVLTVVGVMVKKHRNKKDPGEVVRVEEVKRGELTEEIGALCEIEPNEVVQLSARVSARIIDMPYDEGDIVTCGDPNANPPIPASLLIKLDAKDMESQLRIAQASRDAQEAQIEVEKERIEGCKADITALAASLEQAENDLKRKQGLYETHDISKADYDQVKYKVETLRAQNESSKHTTEAARRNLVVLRHNLDAADARIAEAQEMLSYTIITSPINGVVTRVNAKVGEMVMTGTMNNPGTVIMEVSDLSHMLAVAEIDEADVGSLEVGQDASATILAFGNTVFTGKVKEIALKHRMNNTGTRYYRTEILLDNDPNVSKLYTGLTGHVDIKTRKHADILKVPSQAILARQVDDLPLDIRDKNSEVDKNKTFVTVVYKFVDGKAVVAPVKMGRSDLMCTIIESGLKEGDKVIVGPYKALENLKHDQPVQDEREVEAKKKEEEKNKAEKGKSDSNEPASK from the coding sequence GTGAAGAAAAGACGAAAGTGGATTATCATAATTGTTATTGCGGCGATTGTGCTTACAGTTGTCGGCGTAATGGTAAAAAAGCACCGCAACAAAAAGGACCCTGGCGAGGTGGTCCGGGTCGAAGAGGTAAAACGCGGAGAGCTTACGGAGGAAATCGGCGCCCTGTGCGAGATTGAGCCGAATGAAGTAGTCCAGCTCAGCGCAAGGGTATCTGCGCGAATCATTGATATGCCGTACGACGAGGGGGACATAGTTACCTGCGGCGACCCGAATGCCAATCCGCCAATACCGGCTTCACTTCTGATTAAGCTTGATGCTAAGGATATGGAGAGCCAGTTGCGAATAGCACAGGCAAGCCGGGATGCCCAGGAGGCACAGATAGAAGTGGAGAAGGAGAGGATTGAGGGATGCAAGGCCGATATTACGGCACTTGCGGCATCGTTAGAGCAGGCGGAAAATGACCTCAAAAGAAAGCAGGGGTTGTATGAGACGCATGACATCAGCAAGGCCGATTACGACCAGGTAAAATACAAGGTGGAGACGCTTCGCGCACAAAATGAGAGCTCCAAACACACCACGGAGGCGGCCCGGCGAAATTTGGTCGTATTGAGACATAATCTGGACGCAGCCGATGCGAGGATCGCAGAAGCGCAGGAGATGCTCAGCTACACAATTATAACGTCGCCGATAAACGGCGTGGTGACGCGCGTCAACGCAAAGGTGGGCGAAATGGTTATGACTGGGACGATGAACAATCCCGGAACGGTGATAATGGAGGTTTCAGACCTGTCGCATATGCTGGCGGTGGCCGAGATTGACGAGGCGGACGTAGGAAGCCTGGAGGTGGGGCAGGACGCGTCGGCGACCATACTGGCGTTCGGCAACACCGTGTTCACGGGTAAGGTCAAGGAAATAGCGCTCAAACACCGCATGAACAACACGGGAACAAGATACTACCGCACAGAGATACTTTTAGACAACGACCCGAACGTATCGAAGCTTTATACGGGGCTGACCGGGCACGTCGATATTAAGACGCGAAAACACGCGGACATTCTGAAAGTCCCCAGCCAGGCGATTCTGGCAAGACAGGTGGACGATTTGCCGCTGGATATACGGGACAAAAACAGCGAGGTGGACAAAAACAAGACGTTTGTAACGGTAGTTTATAAATTCGTGGATGGCAAAGCGGTCGTTGCGCCGGTAAAGATGGGCAGAAGCGACCTGATGTGTACGATTATCGAGTCAGGACTTAAGGAAGGCGACAAGGTCATTGTTGGGCCTTACAAGGCGCTGGAGAATCTGAAGCACGACCAGCCCGTACAGGATGAGCGCGAAGTTGAGGCCAAGAAGAAGGAAGAAGAAAAAAACAAAGCCGAGAAAGGCAAGAGTGACAGCAATGAGCCGGCGAGCAAGTGA
- a CDS encoding tetratricopeptide repeat protein produces MSKKNRSITLVFVVLLASAAIGLLLSAAVAKVSADTSARVEQAKSNIISFIKDGNYIEAQSQTQKLLADFPANSALPETLYDIAENFRWYGSSDRDKDKYERAGKVYRQIITNYPDSPFASKAQLGIAKTKVLSLVVVQDFNSADLALNEMVAAFQNHPNLADELYWIGRAFGYWERHEEEKDAYQRIIQNYPDNQYADRAQLGFAKANVQSLIMSKDYDGAEEALDKMVADFPEHPDLPESLYWIAERYAWADRYGEAERIHQEIIEDFPDSSFADKARLGFSKAEVLSLISRKEYEKGEKAFDKLFTDFEGHPDLPRAVLAIGEQCSKQGLSKENEDLAQAEALFDMSDKAIGRLIADFPKYPDLPESLYWIAERYNWEGRFNDSKSLYQQIIQNYPDSPFSSKAKTGLSKANALSLVLSQDQVQASEALEKIVDDFNDNPNLLKDVLKRALKARYKLACSRQQKEGTNEQVKEGFRNAKSIAEMIEKTFPDSAADLPEAHLYIAYCDYQLGENAKAAESCQKMISDWPDYEYIHYAQILIAGSYEKLAESGVVPTSEADYQIEQALLSVIEKETKIDRESIARALLGLGRWYVKMGEKDLAASFYEEFIMRMDDPNNPDALAAKAELEKLR; encoded by the coding sequence ATGTCTAAAAAAAACCGTTCTATAACCTTAGTCTTTGTCGTCCTGCTGGCATCTGCGGCCATCGGCCTTCTGTTATCTGCGGCCGTGGCCAAAGTTTCCGCCGATACCTCGGCCAGGGTCGAGCAGGCAAAGTCGAATATCATTTCCTTCATCAAGGATGGCAATTACATCGAGGCCCAGTCGCAAACTCAGAAACTGCTCGCTGATTTTCCCGCAAATTCAGCTCTGCCGGAGACCCTTTATGACATAGCGGAAAATTTCCGATGGTACGGCTCATCCGATAGAGATAAAGATAAATATGAACGTGCGGGGAAAGTTTATCGGCAAATAATCACAAACTACCCTGACAGCCCCTTCGCAAGTAAGGCACAGTTAGGTATTGCAAAGACAAAAGTCTTGTCTCTGGTCGTTGTACAAGACTTCAATTCGGCAGACCTGGCCCTTAATGAGATGGTAGCCGCTTTCCAGAATCATCCTAATTTGGCAGATGAGCTATACTGGATAGGGCGCGCTTTCGGGTATTGGGAAAGACACGAAGAGGAAAAAGACGCGTATCAGCGAATAATTCAAAATTACCCTGATAACCAATATGCAGACAGGGCGCAATTGGGTTTTGCAAAGGCAAACGTTCAGTCTCTCATTATGTCGAAGGATTACGATGGTGCCGAAGAAGCCCTTGACAAGATGGTTGCGGATTTCCCCGAACACCCTGACTTGCCCGAGTCGCTTTACTGGATTGCAGAAAGGTACGCCTGGGCAGACAGGTACGGAGAGGCGGAGAGAATCCATCAGGAAATAATAGAAGACTTCCCTGACAGTTCATTTGCGGACAAGGCGAGATTGGGCTTTTCAAAGGCGGAAGTTTTATCTCTTATTAGTCGTAAGGAATATGAAAAGGGCGAAAAAGCCTTCGATAAGCTATTTACCGATTTTGAAGGCCACCCTGACTTGCCGAGGGCGGTATTAGCAATAGGCGAACAATGCAGCAAGCAGGGGCTTTCGAAGGAAAATGAAGACCTTGCACAGGCCGAAGCCCTTTTTGATATGTCCGACAAGGCCATTGGCAGACTCATTGCAGATTTTCCTAAATATCCTGATTTGCCGGAGTCGCTTTACTGGATTGCTGAAAGATACAACTGGGAAGGCAGATTTAATGACTCAAAAAGTCTCTATCAGCAGATAATACAAAACTATCCTGATAGTCCTTTCTCAAGCAAAGCAAAGACAGGTCTCTCAAAGGCAAATGCCTTGTCTTTGGTGTTGTCGCAGGACCAAGTCCAGGCCAGCGAGGCTCTTGAGAAAATAGTTGATGATTTCAATGACAATCCGAATTTGCTCAAAGACGTCCTTAAAAGAGCATTGAAAGCACGCTATAAACTGGCATGTTCGCGACAGCAGAAGGAAGGCACTAATGAGCAGGTGAAAGAGGGATTCCGAAATGCAAAATCGATAGCAGAAATGATAGAAAAAACATTTCCAGATTCCGCTGCCGACTTACCGGAGGCGCATCTTTATATAGCATACTGCGATTATCAACTGGGTGAAAATGCAAAGGCGGCGGAATCCTGTCAGAAAATGATTAGTGATTGGCCTGATTATGAGTACATTCACTATGCCCAGATATTAATAGCCGGCTCTTATGAGAAATTAGCAGAATCGGGTGTTGTTCCAACATCAGAAGCGGACTATCAAATAGAGCAGGCTTTGCTATCAGTTATTGAAAAGGAAACAAAAATCGACAGAGAATCGATTGCACGTGCCTTGCTGGGATTGGGTCGGTGGTATGTAAAGATGGGCGAAAAAGACTTAGCCGCAAGTTTCTATGAGGAATTCATAATGAGAATGGATGACCCGAATAACCCCGATGCGCTGGCCGCAAAGGCCGAACTTGAAAAATTAAGGTAA